One region of Alosa alosa isolate M-15738 ecotype Scorff River chromosome 1, AALO_Geno_1.1, whole genome shotgun sequence genomic DNA includes:
- the trim110 gene encoding E3 ubiquitin/ISG15 ligase TRIM25 isoform X2 encodes MGSMEEELTCPMCRDLFNKAHLLPCGHSFCPACVREAWAPRGTGQEGRKGRFTCLQCQEELRVVLCDSCPPGCEKERAAAVKTCLRCEVSLCAQHLQPHLDCPAFSSHLLVEPLGDLSRRRCPQHKELFRYFCSDDSLYLCADCILDGAHRQHRVRALKKVEDEFKCTLRGLLQKAQDKMKEGEKILKDHEKTLRTLNESVKTDQAQAERLSSGLQLHVERLVLALRESTQHERQDALQILQEDGGRLRADLTQTQAIYHYVTALLDERDPFLLIWTDE; translated from the exons ATGGGCTCCATGGAGGAGGAGCTCACCTGCCCCATGTGCCGCGATCTCTTCAACAAGGCCCACTTGCTGCCCTGCGGCCACAGCTTCTGCCCTGCCTGCGTGCGGGAGGCCTGGGCCCCCAGAGGCACGGggcaggagggcaggaagggcCGCTTCACCTGCCTGCAGTGCCAGGAGGAGCTGCGCGTGGTCCTGTGCGACAGCTGCCCACCCGGGTGCGAGAAGGAGCGGGCCGCTGCGGTCAAGACCTGCCTGCGCTGCGAGGTCTCCCTGTGTGCCCAGCACCTGCAGCCACACCTGGACTGCCCCGCCTTCAGCTCACACCTGCTGGTGGAGCCGCTGGGAGACCTGTCCCGCCGGAG GTGTCCTCAGCATAAGGAACTGTTCCGCTACTTCTGCAGTGACGACAGCCTGTACCTGTGTGCTGACTGTATCCTGGACGGGGCTCATCGACAGCATCGTGTCAGGGCCCTAAAAAAGGTGGAGGATGAATTTAAG TGTACATTAAGAGGCCTTCTTCAGAAAGCACAAGATAAAatgaaagagggggagaagatTCTCAAGGACCATGAAAAAACATTACGTACACTGAAT GAGTCTGTGAAGACGGATCAGGCCCAGGCGGAGAGGCTGAGCTCCGGGCTCCAGCTGCACGTGGAGCGGCTGGTGTTGGCTCTCAGAGAGAGCACCCAGCACGAGAGGCAGGACGCCCTGCAGATCCTGCAGGAGGACGGTGGCCGCCTCAGGGCTGACCTCACCCAAACCCAGGCCATCTACCACTACGTGACCGCGCTCCTGGACGAGAGAGACCCCTTCCTGCTCATCTGG ACTGATGAATGA
- the trim110 gene encoding E3 ubiquitin/ISG15 ligase TRIM25 isoform X1: MGSMEEELTCPMCRDLFNKAHLLPCGHSFCPACVREAWAPRGTGQEGRKGRFTCLQCQEELRVVLCDSCPPGCEKERAAAVKTCLRCEVSLCAQHLQPHLDCPAFSSHLLVEPLGDLSRRRCPQHKELFRYFCSDDSLYLCADCILDGAHRQHRVRALKKVEDEFKCTLRGLLQKAQDKMKEGEKILKDHEKTLRTLNESVKTDQAQAERLSSGLQLHVERLVLALRESTQHERQDALQILQEDGGRLRADLTQTQAIYHYVTALLDERDPFLLIWALQCDDSKLMNDLNLAMFSPRPANIDRKRILEYLEHKYREFITATLRCLSDLKRELCRCFNSYRRERENSGLTWFCS, encoded by the exons ATGGGCTCCATGGAGGAGGAGCTCACCTGCCCCATGTGCCGCGATCTCTTCAACAAGGCCCACTTGCTGCCCTGCGGCCACAGCTTCTGCCCTGCCTGCGTGCGGGAGGCCTGGGCCCCCAGAGGCACGGggcaggagggcaggaagggcCGCTTCACCTGCCTGCAGTGCCAGGAGGAGCTGCGCGTGGTCCTGTGCGACAGCTGCCCACCCGGGTGCGAGAAGGAGCGGGCCGCTGCGGTCAAGACCTGCCTGCGCTGCGAGGTCTCCCTGTGTGCCCAGCACCTGCAGCCACACCTGGACTGCCCCGCCTTCAGCTCACACCTGCTGGTGGAGCCGCTGGGAGACCTGTCCCGCCGGAG GTGTCCTCAGCATAAGGAACTGTTCCGCTACTTCTGCAGTGACGACAGCCTGTACCTGTGTGCTGACTGTATCCTGGACGGGGCTCATCGACAGCATCGTGTCAGGGCCCTAAAAAAGGTGGAGGATGAATTTAAG TGTACATTAAGAGGCCTTCTTCAGAAAGCACAAGATAAAatgaaagagggggagaagatTCTCAAGGACCATGAAAAAACATTACGTACACTGAAT GAGTCTGTGAAGACGGATCAGGCCCAGGCGGAGAGGCTGAGCTCCGGGCTCCAGCTGCACGTGGAGCGGCTGGTGTTGGCTCTCAGAGAGAGCACCCAGCACGAGAGGCAGGACGCCCTGCAGATCCTGCAGGAGGACGGTGGCCGCCTCAGGGCTGACCTCACCCAAACCCAGGCCATCTACCACTACGTGACCGCGCTCCTGGACGAGAGAGACCCCTTCCTGCTCATCTGG GCATTACAGTGCGATGACTCAAA ACTGATGAATGATCTGAATTTGGCAATGTTCAGCCCGAGACCAGCGAACATAGACCGCAAGCGCATTCTCGAGTACTTGGAGCACAAGTACCGCGAGTTCATCACAGCCACCCTGCGCTGCCTGAGCGACCTCAAGAGAGAGCTGTGTAGGTGCTTCAACAGttacagaagagagagagagaactcagg